Part of the Ziziphus jujuba cultivar Dongzao chromosome 8, ASM3175591v1 genome is shown below.
TAGTTGAATGATTAGTCAACAAATGTGCGAAGAAACATAGAAGTTAGACgtgtaagattttttttatttttctacttatttatttttttaattggttatgGACCTGAATCTAGCACAGCGATAATTGCCTCTCCTCCTTATTAGAAGCTGTAACATGAGATTCGGTAAATCCTATGAAGTCCCATGATCTTGTTGTGTGAAGTTGTAATGGAGTGTTTGGAAGTATTGAGACCACCTTATCCATTTctgtcaatatatatacatacatgccaCCTCATCCATTTCTGTCCAAATATATACAGACATGGTCAATCAAATCAATTGGACTAAAATGTGCTGTTTGTgtccaaaaaaagaaacaaaaatctaATGGATtgatatcaaatttatatagattaaattattataatctaTTCACTTCCAAGGCCAATAATATCACATTAGAGTTTAATTCTATATGAACAAAACTGAGctcaaatatatagaaaattaaaataatgttttaaaaaaaaaagctgtaaAAATGAGGATAACAAATGGGTAATCgacaatcaataaataaataaattaataatcaataagGAGTTTTTGGAGAACCTAACGTTAAATTTAGTGATCCGAATTCTATTTGGTTCAACTCGAAAAGTTCGTGGTGTGATCCGtttggtgaaatttattttgtgaaattttctgAGATTTGTGGTAGTAGCTGAAGTTGAGGGCCGATAGGTCCGAGAACAAAGCTCACCACTGAGCTCGTTGAAGGTGCGGGGGCAATGCCCCCACGGTACAGACCGATTCAATTTTAGGTTTATACCATACTATACACTTATGCTTTTGGAAGTTTTTCagttgtattaaattttttgtagtCATTCTATTTGTTCACCTCTTGTaccaattttttgataaaatgatttatttctcggtgtctttgatttttttccatctcgaattttccatgtaaatctatgtatgttttatttttgatctcgtttttctattgttattgttcttgttataTTTTTGTAACACCTAATATGCTTGATACTTCTTCATTGGAGAGTTATGCTACTCCATTGAAACTCCTTCCATAACTATAAATAAACGAGTATTTTGCAGCAGGAGCACTACACAAGTAAAAATGGCATATCTTTCAAGCAACATGAAATCAAATAACACAAGGGGAAGTAGGCGTTTTCTACATAGCTGTTCACCGATTTGGagtggttttttttaattaccattGAGTTTGACATGCTacaatatacacatatattttttgttagattttatttgattaattcagATTCCATAAAATAAGTCCACAAACACATGAATGAACAATAATGTAACATGGGAATGGAAAATAAGCGTATCATATATACCCTTCTATATGTActatgtgtttttcttttcttttctttttttttttttttttttttgataatgatGGATTAATTGGAATAGCTTTAAATTAATGCAATATTAGACGTTAATTTAACCTTGCAAGAACGCTTTCTGAGGCGGAATGATGCATTGAGTAACGCGTTGAGGCCACAAAGATATCTTCCTTCGGTTTATCACCCATATATATACGACAGGCACCTGCATAATAATATTACccccaaaaaagagaaaaaaattgcacCTGCATAGAATATCCAATTCTCTTAGAATTTATCtgaagcaaaaaataataacaataataataataataaaatcctcAAATAGAATTTAGAAAATGCATTTTCCAATATTAGGAGAATTATGTACCTTCTTacgcataaaaaaatattgtaaaagacACAAGATGGAAAGGAATATTGTGAAGTTGCATActggccattttttttttttgcctttttcaaGTTAATTGTTTGCCCcacataaaatttgaaacttttGACTGCTTGTTTTTTATTGCAAAAAAGAGTGGGCGTGTTACATACTTTTCACGTGGATCCAAAAGCTGTTGCCTTTTTTTTGCCCTTCAAACTTCAAATGCTACATCAAATAAATTCATAGTATGGCATCGGTCAAAGCATGGTAAATATTATCATACAACttatttcttttaacaaataaataaacttagACTCTATGTATACaaattagtaatatatattcagaaaatattatatacagcTAATATAATTCGATAAATATTTCTGATGgccacaaagtttattttcataagaaaaagttttatttattaaatattttttttaaaaaaaatcttgaaaaataaaaccatatattctttttgtttttttaaatgaaaataaaaccatattttCATATGAGATAAACATTTGCTACTTTAGCTGTTTCCTTCCTGTATTTTGAAAACTATGTTATATCTTAACTACATAATAATCCAATTAAAACACAAAACATAAACGAGGCTAAAACCATGCCAAACAAAGGATCCAAATTACTCAGAGAGAGGTTATTCAACGAAattcatattaatttatttaatttcagtAAACATTAACATTATTCATATCTCATTTCATTATTAACATGCAAAAATACAAAAGGGAAAATTTTGTTCATATAATTCTGTCTCTCCTTCCACTGTCAATTCACCACTCGGCATTTGAGTCTGACTTCCCCATTTTCAATCACCCCAACATTTCCCAATTTGACCATGGAAGCAGCAAACTCTCGAAAGAAGAGACTTTGGTCCGTCGCAAATGATTCAACCAACCATTTTGTCCTATAATCACCAAAAAGTGCTTGATCCGATCCAAACAAACCTTTTCCTGCAATTAATCGCTTGTAGTAGTTATTGTCAAAAGCAGATGATGTTGAATCCAAGAAATCCCCAGCTTTGGGGTCCTTGTTTGGTTTTGGGCATTTCTTTCTAAGATTTTGTGCCAACTCAATGTTCATACTTGGATCAACATCATGCAGTGCACTAAAATTACGTAGCCGAGCTTCGAAAGAAGAACAATGTGAAAAACCAAGAGTGTGACCACCAGATAAAGCAACCAAATCCTTGATTCCTAAACCTCTCTTGGCAAAGCTTCCAATGAGTTGGGATATATTGAAGGTTGGAGCTGGTAAGTTGATTGTTTCCGAAGCTTTTGAAACCCTTCCATCTTTCCTGCCTTTAAGCACATTCCAATAAGGACCTCCAGACTATAGAGAAAattaatttcacataaaaaaaaaaaaaattagttagatGAAATTATCTAATTGTTTGTTCATACACCAAAAATTAGCTGTGTGAAAATTAAGTACGTATTAAAGATTCCAAAttcaaattcttaaaataatattgactCTTATATAATATAGTTTTGAGGATGATATTAACGAGGGAATAGTAGAGTTTAATACGAACCAATGCGACCACATCTCTAGCAGCAACGGCGAGTATATCAGCACATGAAACAGTACGAGGACAAGCCAGTTCT
Proteins encoded:
- the LOC107414445 gene encoding peroxidase 66 is translated as MARFSPNTIFYGIILVVSIFNVIVPQSNATLNAHYYGETCSQAEKIISLTVYNASIYDPKVPARILRMFFHDCFIRGCDASVLVDSTAENQAEKDGPPNISLGSFYVIDQAKAKLELACPRTVSCADILAVAARDVVALSGGPYWNVLKGRKDGRVSKASETINLPAPTFNISQLIGSFAKRGLGIKDLVALSGGHTLGFSHCSSFEARLRNFSALHDVDPSMNIELAQNLRKKCPKPNKDPKAGDFLDSTSSAFDNNYYKRLIAGKGLFGSDQALFGDYRTKWLVESFATDQSLFFREFAASMVKLGNVGVIENGEVRLKCRVVN